The proteins below come from a single Parachlamydiales bacterium genomic window:
- a CDS encoding PP2C family protein-serine/threonine phosphatase translates to MSSVTSPTSSASFNSPPASPDIAKYEDSSTPPTPPTPLISYSPSETPENYVHPFLRNTKRACLTKVSLDQRPMFQVNFSAEDIASMVKNTGKALKEHKEALIKKNELGSQKNNPEKDCYYDVSDIPTKELLVNPPLLLSPMKIQCVEKTDIGVGRKENEDASLHIETEDYILGCIFDGFGGSAASFYVQQYFKSYFKTALDEAQGDPKKAIQNLFYEIQTELKESRLGACYMAGTTACVSLIDKKTGLHIVGTLADSESYTYRDGKCIPDSNVRNWTSNKDYNRAINNHYVEQSGVWADRESEPKRYRIELTNVPRALGMVRSDKRLQKAKFLLNLVKPGDVVLVACDGLWDYLSQEKILETLAMFKDDLEGAVDSLIVKAKLSMASAGGDNITIIAYKIS, encoded by the coding sequence ATGTCCTCTGTTACATCTCCCACTTCCTCAGCATCATTCAATAGTCCCCCTGCATCACCTGATATAGCTAAATACGAAGATTCTTCCACGCCGCCGACTCCTCCCACACCGTTGATCAGCTATTCTCCTTCTGAAACCCCTGAAAATTATGTCCACCCCTTTTTAAGAAACACTAAAAGGGCTTGCTTGACTAAAGTTAGCCTCGACCAAAGACCTATGTTCCAGGTTAACTTTTCTGCAGAAGATATTGCTTCAATGGTAAAAAATACGGGCAAAGCTTTAAAGGAGCATAAAGAAGCGCTAATAAAAAAGAATGAATTGGGGTCGCAAAAAAATAATCCAGAAAAGGATTGTTATTATGATGTGAGTGATATCCCTACCAAAGAGCTTTTAGTAAACCCTCCTCTTCTCTTATCCCCAATGAAAATCCAGTGTGTAGAGAAAACAGACATTGGAGTGGGCAGGAAAGAAAATGAAGATGCTTCATTACACATTGAGACAGAGGATTACATTTTAGGATGCATCTTCGACGGCTTTGGAGGGTCTGCAGCATCATTTTATGTACAGCAATATTTCAAATCCTATTTTAAAACAGCGTTAGATGAAGCCCAAGGGGACCCAAAAAAGGCGATTCAGAATCTATTCTATGAAATACAAACTGAGTTAAAAGAATCCCGTCTTGGTGCTTGTTATATGGCGGGCACAACAGCCTGTGTAAGCCTAATTGATAAAAAAACGGGTTTACATATTGTAGGAACTTTAGCAGATAGCGAATCTTATACCTATAGGGATGGCAAGTGCATACCGGATTCGAATGTAAGAAATTGGACCAGCAACAAGGATTATAATAGAGCCATAAATAACCATTACGTAGAACAATCAGGTGTTTGGGCTGATAGGGAATCCGAACCGAAGAGATATCGTATCGAATTAACCAACGTTCCCAGAGCTCTAGGAATGGTCAGATCGGATAAACGACTTCAAAAAGCAAAATTCTTGTTAAACTTGGTGAAACCGGGAGATGTTGTCTTAGTTGCCTGTGATGGATTATGGGACTATCTTTCACAAGAAAAGATCCTTGAAACCCTGGCAATGTTTAAAGATGATTTAGAGGGCGCCGTTGATTCACTCATTGTAAAAGCAAAGTTGAGTATGGCTTCTGCGGGTGGGGACAACATTACTATTATCGCTTATAAGATTTCTTAA
- a CDS encoding Rid family detoxifying hydrolase encodes MTKKGVDTPKAPKAIGPYSQAIAINAPHLLMVSGQIPVDPSTGELVKDDIKSATRRVLSNIKAILNEAGTDFEHVVKVQIFVIDMDDFQAVNSVYAEFFDKQPYPARETVEVSRLPLGACIEISCIAAIP; translated from the coding sequence ATGACAAAAAAAGGCGTAGATACTCCCAAGGCACCTAAAGCTATTGGACCCTACTCACAAGCAATTGCTATAAATGCTCCTCATTTATTAATGGTCTCTGGGCAAATCCCGGTGGATCCCTCCACGGGGGAATTAGTCAAAGACGACATCAAATCTGCCACACGACGCGTATTAAGCAATATTAAAGCGATCTTAAATGAAGCCGGCACTGATTTTGAACATGTTGTCAAAGTGCAAATATTCGTGATAGACATGGATGACTTTCAAGCTGTAAATAGCGTCTACGCTGAATTCTTTGATAAGCAGCCTTATCCGGCGCGTGAAACAGTAGAGGTTTCACGTCTTCCTTTAGGGGCTTGTATTGAAATATCTTGCATTGCTGCCATACCGTAA
- a CDS encoding F-box protein, with the protein MPGINIKTSSDASGIAEGYPLSLYTKRDIPPAIPPDNALQLPSRIFQKIFCLLPYEDVAACNVTCRYFHDIIVKDKKQKIGFDLVTSICRPLKCYEIRIEPHDPHLRKFTKFFAISLQSPVIFKEDNKRNADCINSQAHFIDALISMSFGFLSVQERQGVYVRTDVTIHLSNAKSFTRAQKKVLNAVGEYIVRLNNLSRPKPTALDYKAAYQVAPRSIREWFSDMFFSDVKPITPTTVDDYDKKRRRYSQGT; encoded by the coding sequence ATGCCAGGAATAAATATAAAAACAAGCAGCGATGCTTCCGGAATAGCTGAAGGCTATCCCTTATCTCTTTACACGAAAAGAGACATTCCTCCAGCGATCCCCCCCGACAACGCGCTTCAACTACCCTCAAGAATTTTCCAAAAGATTTTCTGTTTATTACCCTACGAAGATGTTGCCGCCTGCAATGTCACTTGTAGATATTTCCATGATATTATTGTCAAAGATAAAAAACAAAAAATAGGCTTTGACCTTGTCACTTCTATCTGCAGACCTCTTAAATGCTATGAAATACGCATAGAGCCGCATGATCCCCATCTTAGAAAATTTACAAAGTTCTTTGCCATCAGCTTGCAAAGTCCTGTTATCTTTAAAGAAGATAACAAACGAAATGCTGATTGCATTAACTCACAAGCCCATTTTATCGACGCTTTAATTTCGATGTCATTCGGTTTCCTCTCTGTACAAGAGAGGCAAGGAGTCTATGTAAGAACTGATGTTACGATTCATCTCAGTAATGCAAAATCTTTCACAAGAGCCCAAAAGAAAGTATTAAATGCTGTAGGAGAATATATCGTTCGTCTAAACAACCTGTCTAGACCAAAGCCTACAGCGCTCGACTATAAAGCTGCTTATCAAGTGGCCCCTCGTAGTATCAGAGAATGGTTTAGCGATATGTTTTTTTCAGATGTGAAACCTATTACACCGACAACAGTAGATGATTATGACAAAAAAAGGCGTAGATACTCCCAAGGCACCTAA
- the dapA gene encoding 4-hydroxy-tetrahydrodipicolinate synthase, producing the protein MVWTGAMTALITPMLENEEVDYSGLTVNISRQLQAGIAAMIVLGTTGEAPTLSSEEQAQVIKTTIETVQKAVPIIVGCGTYATKVTIANINRAEKLGADAALIVTPYYNCPTQEGILKHFRAIFKETSLPIILYNIPKRCGRALNIETLDLLAEEPKIIAIKEATGDMELIQSTVSLLKKYPQIKVLSGDDVLTLPMMALGAHGVISVVSNLFPEEVVSMVKAALQGDFRSALEIHNHMLRVFQAAFIETNPMPIKAMMEEAGYPAGHCRLPLCELRPESLKKIKAVLKNYHTNLQSAL; encoded by the coding sequence ATGGTTTGGACAGGCGCGATGACAGCTTTAATTACACCTATGTTGGAAAATGAAGAAGTAGACTATTCAGGTTTAACTGTTAATATCTCGCGCCAGCTTCAGGCAGGTATAGCTGCCATGATTGTATTAGGCACAACAGGAGAAGCACCCACGTTAAGCTCGGAAGAGCAGGCTCAGGTGATCAAAACAACAATTGAAACTGTGCAGAAAGCTGTTCCGATTATTGTGGGTTGCGGGACCTATGCAACTAAAGTTACTATCGCAAATATAAACCGGGCGGAAAAATTAGGGGCTGATGCTGCGCTTATAGTAACACCTTACTATAATTGCCCCACGCAAGAGGGCATATTAAAACATTTTAGGGCGATTTTTAAAGAGACTAGCCTGCCAATTATCCTTTATAATATTCCTAAAAGATGTGGAAGGGCACTTAACATAGAGACTTTAGACCTTTTAGCAGAAGAACCCAAAATCATTGCTATCAAAGAAGCGACGGGAGATATGGAACTAATTCAATCGACCGTCTCCCTTTTGAAGAAATATCCCCAAATTAAAGTGTTGAGCGGAGATGATGTATTGACATTACCTATGATGGCGCTAGGAGCACATGGTGTCATTTCGGTGGTGAGCAACCTCTTTCCCGAAGAAGTTGTCAGTATGGTTAAAGCCGCATTACAAGGGGATTTTAGAAGTGCGCTTGAGATCCATAATCATATGCTTAGGGTTTTTCAGGCAGCATTCATTGAAACCAACCCCATGCCAATAAAAGCTATGATGGAAGAGGCCGGCTATCCTGCAGGGCACTGCAGGTTGCCTTTATGCGAACTAAGACCTGAAAGCCTTAAAAAAATCAAGGCAGTCCTAAAAAACTATCATACAAACTTGCAATCAGCGCTGTAA
- a CDS encoding ester cyclase — protein MFTQSQQIIDRYMTEVWNKKNRSIIYEAFSEDALIHSPMGEARGPKSLDDAVRQWHEAFPDIRLMIMEVFENGNKVAVQWSAKGTHKGPFLGIPATMQPIHCGGVSMYRLEKDRIVEYWAYINLHNLALQLQGKEVNYGVHIAPL, from the coding sequence ATGTTTACGCAAAGCCAGCAAATAATCGATCGGTATATGACCGAAGTTTGGAATAAGAAAAATCGTTCGATAATTTATGAAGCTTTTTCGGAAGATGCATTAATACACAGTCCGATGGGAGAGGCTAGAGGTCCAAAATCCTTGGATGATGCCGTACGTCAGTGGCATGAGGCTTTTCCTGACATAAGACTAATGATCATGGAAGTATTTGAGAATGGAAACAAAGTTGCAGTGCAATGGAGTGCAAAAGGAACGCACAAAGGACCATTTTTAGGTATTCCCGCTACAATGCAGCCTATACACTGCGGGGGAGTATCAATGTACCGTTTGGAGAAAGATCGTATTGTAGAGTATTGGGCTTACATTAATTTACACAACCTAGCACTACAGCTTCAGGGCAAGGAAGTGAATTATGGTGTTCATATTGCTCCCTTATAA
- a CDS encoding alpha/beta hydrolase produces MTTEIQVPHTALDPAIITFLEKFIELRHQNMTLTLEEQRKASKQWWTTHRDGLMEVKGVVDTCIPGSYGNIPVRIFLPNARPPFPVIIFFHRGGWVYGSNDECEALCRELVNATDCAVASVEYPLAPENKYPRAVDECYNAIKWIFNHAEEFGGDPHMIILSGESAGGNLAAAAALMARDNGGLQVSGQILICPLLDNSFDVSTYDLCPDKCLMTIENIQWFWQQYLYQSEDGSNQYASPLKAENFISLPSTLILSAQYDPLRTHSELFAAKLKAAGVSVEDITYSGTIHGFIDMPVCRLQASQALQDIRKWLGKLKTQLALKS; encoded by the coding sequence ATGACAACAGAAATTCAGGTACCGCATACTGCTTTAGACCCGGCGATTATAACCTTCTTAGAGAAATTTATTGAGCTACGTCATCAGAATATGACCCTGACCTTGGAGGAGCAAAGAAAGGCCTCAAAGCAGTGGTGGACAACCCATAGAGATGGGTTGATGGAAGTGAAAGGCGTTGTAGATACATGTATTCCGGGAAGTTATGGAAATATTCCGGTGCGTATTTTTCTTCCGAATGCAAGACCTCCTTTTCCCGTCATAATTTTTTTCCACCGAGGTGGATGGGTGTATGGAAGCAATGATGAGTGTGAAGCCCTTTGCAGAGAGCTAGTAAACGCTACGGACTGCGCTGTAGCCTCAGTAGAGTACCCTCTAGCTCCGGAAAATAAGTATCCACGGGCTGTCGACGAGTGCTATAATGCGATTAAATGGATTTTCAACCACGCTGAAGAGTTTGGCGGAGATCCTCATATGATCATTCTATCGGGAGAAAGCGCCGGGGGGAATCTAGCAGCAGCGGCAGCGCTTATGGCAAGAGATAATGGAGGTCTTCAAGTCAGTGGCCAGATCCTAATCTGCCCGCTCTTAGATAACAGTTTCGATGTGAGTACTTACGATCTTTGCCCTGATAAATGTCTGATGACCATAGAAAATATCCAATGGTTTTGGCAGCAGTATCTTTATCAATCTGAAGATGGATCCAATCAGTACGCTTCACCCCTTAAAGCAGAGAATTTTATTAGCTTGCCCTCTACGTTAATACTATCTGCCCAATATGACCCATTGAGAACTCATTCAGAACTTTTTGCAGCAAAATTAAAAGCAGCAGGTGTTTCAGTAGAGGATATTACCTATTCCGGTACAATTCACGGATTCATAGATATGCCTGTTTGCCGTTTACAGGCCTCTCAAGCTTTACAGGATATACGTAAATGGTTAGGAAAGCTTAAAACTCAACTTGCCTTGAAATCCTAG
- a CDS encoding UPF0158 family protein, with the protein MSNKLKQEAQNPLILRCHRLMEAFAKADDERDFFLDRAEGYLIFVDLDKTEDELNALYDDIEQNANRYCQIPKLTFYETKKIMEGFVNEKVYDIDTKEKLLDIIQSKEARENFLEYVYDHHSEFEKWQQYYQERSRIRIIEWLRNNNFHFVFEEDLDLAKTLVEKLKLNLFETKVGKDILTARKALFAKAKTYYSNEALNPRPKRGRPPKQAIKQEIEPQFTGDFYISVSPSARPFLYIPEHHGGSAAFTFSSKFESEEALLASRKHQSGEKAVSIEEFKNKLASLKNLSSGWTGSDENAPPPAKEKRSHKLVIEDWDDEDDNDDDDEVVHKKPMRNGEKKEPPKKPVTAKKAAPVASKKAPAALAKKGAAAKKAAPSKGKEATPPPKGRPVGSTKKKRIIPRRS; encoded by the coding sequence ATGAGTAATAAATTAAAGCAAGAAGCTCAAAATCCATTAATTCTACGCTGCCACCGCTTGATGGAAGCCTTTGCAAAAGCGGATGATGAACGGGATTTCTTTTTGGACAGGGCTGAAGGATACCTGATTTTTGTCGATTTAGACAAAACTGAAGACGAACTTAACGCACTCTATGATGATATCGAACAAAATGCCAACCGCTATTGCCAAATTCCTAAACTTACTTTCTATGAGACAAAGAAAATTATGGAAGGTTTTGTCAATGAGAAGGTCTACGATATCGATACAAAAGAAAAACTTCTCGATATCATACAATCTAAAGAAGCGCGTGAAAACTTCTTAGAGTATGTATACGACCACCACTCCGAATTTGAAAAATGGCAGCAATATTATCAGGAACGTTCACGCATACGTATCATAGAGTGGTTACGAAATAATAACTTTCACTTCGTCTTTGAAGAAGATCTAGACTTAGCTAAAACATTGGTTGAGAAATTAAAACTTAATTTATTCGAAACTAAAGTTGGCAAAGATATTCTTACAGCAAGAAAAGCCCTCTTTGCAAAAGCTAAGACTTACTATTCGAACGAAGCGCTCAATCCCCGTCCGAAACGCGGCCGTCCACCTAAACAAGCTATTAAACAAGAGATTGAGCCACAGTTCACGGGGGATTTCTATATTTCAGTTTCTCCTTCTGCCAGACCTTTCCTTTATATTCCAGAACATCACGGCGGTTCTGCTGCGTTCACATTCTCCTCTAAATTCGAGAGTGAAGAAGCCCTTCTTGCAAGCAGAAAGCATCAGTCTGGAGAAAAAGCTGTCAGTATAGAAGAGTTTAAAAACAAATTAGCCTCACTCAAAAACCTATCCTCCGGTTGGACTGGTTCGGATGAAAACGCACCTCCTCCTGCCAAAGAAAAACGCAGTCACAAGCTTGTTATAGAAGATTGGGATGATGAGGATGACAATGATGATGACGATGAAGTGGTCCATAAAAAGCCAATGCGCAATGGCGAAAAAAAGGAACCTCCAAAAAAACCTGTAACGGCCAAAAAAGCTGCTCCAGTAGCCTCTAAAAAAGCGCCTGCTGCGCTTGCCAAGAAAGGCGCCGCAGCTAAAAAAGCTGCCCCATCTAAAGGCAAAGAGGCGACTCCCCCTCCTAAAGGCAGACCGGTAGGGAGCACTAAGAAGAAGCGTATCATTCCCCGTCGCAGCTAA
- the dapF gene encoding diaminopimelate epimerase, with product MPSNHYPLSFYKYTGCGNDFIIIDDRQGRIPATLKSRISELCNRHKGIGADGVILLQDGGPQAEAALIIYNADSSEAALCGNGLRCVIRCLYEDLNIHKDTYTVTTTSGSYSAKILGDEVEVSLGNSTPIQGPFRLEELPQFPAFSLVVGVPHVVIFCDDIEEVLVRKIGRSIRHNTHLHPEGSNVNFIQVLDSATIAIRTYERGVEDETLACGTGAAAAAIAAASYRRLITPIEVNTRGGSSLRYHFKLDNNEAKNIVMRGEAQRCFQGLYRLPLDAVYVRETETLREAALYALS from the coding sequence ATGCCCTCTAACCACTACCCTCTTTCCTTCTACAAATATACAGGATGCGGCAATGACTTCATCATCATAGATGACAGACAAGGCCGCATTCCCGCTACCCTCAAATCCCGTATTTCCGAACTGTGCAATCGGCACAAAGGCATCGGGGCTGATGGCGTCATTTTATTACAAGACGGAGGTCCTCAAGCGGAAGCCGCATTGATAATCTACAATGCTGACAGTTCTGAAGCGGCTTTATGTGGAAATGGTCTGCGCTGTGTGATCCGGTGCCTTTATGAAGACTTGAACATCCATAAAGACACCTATACTGTGACCACAACCTCCGGCAGTTATTCAGCAAAAATATTAGGTGATGAGGTAGAAGTCTCATTAGGAAACTCTACACCTATTCAAGGGCCGTTCAGACTGGAAGAGTTGCCTCAATTCCCGGCATTCTCGCTAGTGGTTGGCGTACCCCATGTAGTCATCTTCTGTGATGATATTGAGGAGGTCCTAGTCCGCAAAATAGGCAGATCGATTCGCCACAATACCCATCTGCATCCTGAAGGGTCCAATGTTAATTTTATCCAGGTACTAGACTCCGCCACCATTGCAATAAGAACGTATGAACGGGGTGTTGAGGATGAAACACTTGCCTGTGGGACAGGTGCTGCCGCTGCAGCCATCGCTGCAGCTTCATATCGACGACTAATCACACCTATAGAAGTGAACACACGCGGCGGATCCTCCCTCAGATATCATTTCAAACTCGATAACAATGAAGCTAAAAATATTGTAATGCGCGGAGAAGCACAGCGCTGTTTCCAAGGCCTTTACAGGCTACCTTTAGATGCTGTGTATGTTCGAGAAACTGAAACACTTAGAGAAGCAGCGCTTTATGCGCTATCTTAA
- a CDS encoding ATP-dependent Clp protease proteolytic subunit, producing the protein MAQQTNSNGSFLTLEDNIDSTLLDSRRIFLCDAVDSNSAQSIIRKLWYLEMKDPGKPILFIINSPGGSVDSGFAIWDQIHMLSSPVTTLVTGLAASFGSVLSLAAAPKKRFATPNARFMIHQPHVAGVIQGQASDLEIQALEILRTRKALVKLYMEQSGKDEATIERALDRDSWLSPEEAIEFGLLDGIVRTYKELNF; encoded by the coding sequence ATGGCACAACAAACAAATTCAAATGGTTCCTTCTTAACTTTAGAAGACAACATAGATTCTACCCTGCTGGATTCCAGACGCATATTTCTCTGTGACGCTGTAGATAGCAACTCCGCACAGTCCATCATCCGTAAATTGTGGTATTTGGAGATGAAAGATCCGGGTAAACCGATCCTCTTCATTATTAATAGTCCAGGCGGCTCAGTAGACTCAGGCTTCGCCATCTGGGATCAGATCCATATGCTTTCCTCCCCCGTGACAACCCTTGTCACAGGACTAGCGGCTTCCTTCGGCTCCGTACTCAGCCTTGCTGCAGCCCCTAAAAAACGTTTTGCAACACCTAATGCCCGCTTCATGATCCACCAACCCCACGTTGCGGGAGTGATTCAAGGACAAGCATCCGACCTTGAGATTCAAGCACTGGAAATCTTGCGCACGCGCAAGGCATTGGTAAAGCTATATATGGAACAGTCCGGAAAAGACGAAGCTACGATTGAACGCGCGCTAGATCGCGACTCTTGGCTTTCACCTGAAGAAGCGATTGAATTCGGTCTTTTAGATGGCATTGTCCGCACATATAAAGAGCTAAATTTCTAA
- a CDS encoding glycine hydroxymethyltransferase, protein MSRLESYLKKNPPEKNNKAAIAYIAALDHLEERSPIVANAILKELADERSHLKLIASENFSSLAVQLAMGNLMTDKYAEGHPGHRFYAGCENVDTLETLAQDQLKAIFDCEHAYVQPHSGADANLVAFWSILVQRVQNKSIEKLTAKSIDTLSPDEYETIRQEMLNQKVLGMSLNSGGHLTHGYRHNVSSKMMKALHYDVDPATEQLNYAQIREIAQREKPLILLAGYSAHTRRINFATMRTIADEIGAVLMVDMAHFSGLVAGKVFTGDENPIPYAHIVTSTTHKTLRGPRGGFVLCKEEFRDTVNKGCPLVLGGPLPHVIAAKAVAFQEANTPDFRFYAQRIVENARALAQSLQSKGVRIVSGGTDNHQVILDLSKFGLTGRQAEQAMRAAHITVNRNTIPFDKNGPWYTSGLRIGTPAMTTLGMGPREMEIIGELIYKVLANTKPALAKDGSVSKAQFILDQGILEEVSSEVKSLLRKFPLYPEIELENCV, encoded by the coding sequence ATGTCACGGTTAGAATCTTATTTAAAAAAGAACCCCCCAGAAAAAAACAATAAAGCAGCGATTGCCTATATTGCTGCGCTCGACCATCTTGAAGAAAGGTCCCCTATTGTGGCCAATGCTATCTTGAAAGAGCTTGCCGATGAGAGATCCCACCTAAAGCTGATTGCATCCGAAAACTTTTCCTCCTTGGCTGTGCAGTTGGCTATGGGAAATCTGATGACTGACAAGTATGCAGAAGGCCATCCAGGGCATCGTTTTTATGCAGGATGCGAAAATGTAGACACCCTGGAAACATTAGCCCAGGATCAGTTAAAAGCAATTTTTGATTGCGAGCATGCTTATGTCCAGCCCCATTCCGGAGCAGATGCCAACCTAGTAGCTTTTTGGTCGATATTAGTACAGCGAGTGCAGAACAAGTCGATAGAAAAGCTTACAGCTAAGTCTATCGACACCTTAAGCCCGGATGAATACGAAACAATCCGCCAAGAGATGTTGAATCAGAAAGTGCTAGGCATGTCTTTGAATTCAGGAGGGCACTTGACTCATGGTTACAGACATAATGTTTCCTCTAAAATGATGAAGGCTCTTCATTACGATGTCGATCCTGCAACAGAACAATTAAATTATGCGCAAATCAGGGAAATAGCCCAGAGGGAAAAACCTCTTATCTTGCTTGCCGGCTACTCGGCACACACACGACGCATCAATTTTGCTACGATGAGAACAATTGCGGATGAGATCGGAGCGGTCCTTATGGTCGATATGGCCCACTTTTCAGGACTTGTCGCAGGGAAAGTTTTCACTGGGGATGAAAACCCTATTCCTTATGCACATATCGTCACCTCTACGACACATAAAACTTTACGGGGTCCCCGGGGAGGATTTGTCTTATGTAAAGAGGAATTCAGAGATACTGTCAACAAGGGGTGTCCCTTGGTTCTTGGCGGACCGTTACCTCATGTCATTGCAGCTAAAGCTGTTGCATTCCAAGAGGCCAATACGCCGGACTTCCGCTTTTATGCTCAGAGAATCGTTGAAAATGCACGCGCACTAGCTCAATCCCTTCAAAGTAAAGGAGTTAGGATTGTTTCTGGGGGCACCGACAACCACCAGGTCATTCTAGACCTTTCAAAATTCGGCCTTACCGGACGCCAAGCAGAGCAAGCTATGCGCGCAGCACATATTACAGTGAACCGCAATACGATCCCGTTTGATAAAAACGGCCCCTGGTACACATCAGGATTACGTATTGGTACACCCGCGATGACGACATTGGGGATGGGCCCGCGCGAAATGGAAATTATCGGAGAACTTATTTATAAAGTCCTTGCCAATACCAAGCCCGCCCTTGCAAAAGATGGCAGTGTAAGCAAAGCGCAATTTATTCTTGATCAAGGAATCCTAGAGGAAGTTAGCAGTGAAGTGAAGTCGTTGTTAAGAAAATTCCCGCTGTATCCTGAAATCGAACTTGAAAATTGCGTTTAG
- a CDS encoding C4-type zinc ribbon domain-containing protein, which produces MQQSLEPFLKIQELDMQLMQLAKLKTDRADELTNLRLIKGDLDNQVAVKQSEIEELKKAIRLNEGEVSDVVVKLKKLESQQNAVKKVEEFNALSQEIATAERERSTKEQRLSDMYDKLAILEDMLHSLKSTLESTSQSSHQLEDEIRERITHINTEGLMLQKEREVLAAEVDFEILRVYERLLHNKRDRVIVPIENRCCSGCHITITAQDENLVRKGERLIFCEHCSRIHYWPESEAAESNVGAVKQRRRRAVKT; this is translated from the coding sequence ATGCAACAATCCCTTGAACCTTTTTTGAAGATCCAAGAACTCGATATGCAATTAATGCAGCTCGCCAAGCTTAAGACCGATAGAGCTGACGAGTTGACTAATTTGCGCTTAATCAAAGGTGATCTTGATAATCAAGTCGCCGTTAAGCAAAGCGAAATCGAAGAATTGAAAAAAGCTATCCGCCTTAATGAAGGCGAAGTAAGTGACGTGGTCGTCAAACTTAAAAAACTTGAGTCACAGCAAAACGCAGTGAAAAAAGTCGAGGAATTCAACGCCCTCAGCCAAGAAATTGCCACAGCTGAAAGAGAGCGTAGCACGAAAGAGCAACGCCTTAGCGATATGTACGATAAACTCGCTATTCTAGAAGACATGCTTCATAGTCTGAAAAGCACTCTAGAATCCACCTCGCAAAGCAGTCACCAACTGGAGGACGAGATCCGCGAACGCATCACACATATCAACACCGAAGGCTTAATGCTTCAGAAAGAACGTGAAGTTCTGGCTGCAGAAGTTGACTTCGAAATTCTCCGTGTCTACGAAAGACTTCTCCATAACAAAAGAGATCGCGTTATTGTTCCTATCGAAAACCGCTGCTGCAGCGGATGCCATATCACTATCACAGCTCAAGATGAAAACCTGGTCCGTAAAGGCGAAAGACTTATCTTCTGTGAGCATTGCTCTCGCATCCACTACTGGCCCGAAAGCGAAGCTGCTGAAAGTAATGTAGGCGCTGTCAAGCAACGCCGCCGTAGAGCAGTCAAAACCTAA
- the folE gene encoding GTP cyclohydrolase I FolE, translating to MENNYFIPFRTSNFKQLKKGNTPLPCVTHFPTPIAENAPDMEDEEKITYIAERFREIMICLGLDLEDSSLARTPERVAKMYVTEVFSGLKEETFPPISVVDNQFQHSKRGNLVFLKVNFHSFCEHHFVPMNGTAFIAYIPGSKIIGLSKIPRIVRYFARRPQLQERLTAQIADALSMLLETEHVAVSLTAQHFCVMARGIEDDNSHTTTNVLRGDFEIIPGVQNQFFESINRGNAK from the coding sequence ATGGAAAATAACTATTTTATACCATTTCGCACATCAAACTTTAAGCAGTTGAAGAAAGGGAACACCCCGCTCCCCTGCGTGACCCATTTTCCTACACCGATAGCAGAAAATGCCCCTGATATGGAAGATGAAGAGAAAATCACCTATATAGCTGAGCGTTTCCGCGAGATCATGATATGCTTAGGACTAGATTTAGAAGACTCCTCTTTAGCACGCACACCGGAACGTGTTGCTAAAATGTACGTGACAGAGGTTTTTTCGGGTTTGAAAGAGGAAACATTTCCCCCTATCTCGGTCGTTGACAATCAATTTCAGCATAGCAAACGTGGCAACCTTGTATTTCTCAAAGTTAATTTCCATAGTTTTTGCGAGCATCACTTTGTTCCCATGAATGGGACGGCCTTCATCGCCTACATTCCGGGTAGTAAAATTATAGGACTATCCAAGATACCGCGTATTGTCAGATATTTCGCCCGTCGTCCTCAGCTTCAAGAAAGGTTGACCGCACAGATAGCGGATGCTTTATCTATGTTGCTAGAGACAGAGCATGTCGCTGTATCCCTCACTGCACAGCATTTTTGTGTAATGGCCCGGGGAATTGAAGATGATAATAGCCATACAACCACGAACGTCTTGCGTGGCGATTTTGAAATAATTCCAGGCGTCCAGAATCAATTCTTCGAGAGTATTAATCGGGGAAATGCTAAATAA